A stretch of Phaeodactylum tricornutum CCAP 1055/1 chromosome 26, whole genome shotgun sequence DNA encodes these proteins:
- a CDS encoding predicted protein, producing MDDSGQTYTYLNYPLENGQVLAEAQLRYQTYGQLNETRDNVMVVCHALTGNASLHAWWGDMLGPGKVFDTDKYLVVCCNILGSCYGSTSPVSIRPGTDQPYGLDFPDVSVKDTVRLQLCMLRDELKVASVHAVVGGSFGGMQAVEFAVQAGSTRAAFTDAHGQPFCKHVVPIACGAQHSAWQIAISEVQRQAIYQDPAWPTDPFRATHGLRVARQLGMISYRTPQGYGSKFGRERQRGRGDDDTDGPAYGSHARWQVKSYLEYQGVKFLQRFDPVTYVKLTEQMDSHDVTRQPAGSCPGTVSKEQVLGHVTIPVLVLGIDSDVLYPLAEQQELARLLPNATLEVIHSDDGHDGFLLEQEQVAAHIQHFLTLHERPTTI from the coding sequence ATGGATGACAGTGGACAAACCTACACGTATCTCAATTATCCGTTGGAGAACGGACAAGTCCTCGCCGAAGCCCAACTCCGCTACCAAACCTACGGACAACTCAACGAAACACGGGATAACGTCATGGTTGTTTGCCACGCCTTGACCGGCAACGCCTCGCTACACGCCTGGTGGGGCGACATGCTCGGACCCGGGAAAGTCTTCGACACGGACAAGTATCTCGTGGTCTGTTGCAACATTCTTGGTAGTTGCTACGGCAGTACGTCACCCGTATCGATCCGCCCCGGAACGGACCAACCCTACGGACTCGACTTTCCCGACGTCAGTGTCAAGGACACGGTACGGTTGCAGCTCTGCATGCTCCGCGACGAACTCaaagtcgcttccgtccaCGCCGTTGTGGGCGGTTCCTTTGGCGGCATGCAGGCCGTCGAATTCGCCGTCCAGGCCGGATCCACCCGGGCCGCCTTTACCGACGCGCACGGACAACCCTTTTGCAAACACGTGGTGCCCATTGCCTGCGGCGCCCAGCATTCGGCCTGGCAAATCGCCATTTCTGAAGTCCAACGCCAGGCTATCTACCAGGACCCGGCCTGGCCGACGGATCCTTTCCGCGCCACGCACGGATTGCGTGTCGCCCGACAGTTGGGTATGATTTCCTACCGTACGCCGCAAGGGTACGGCAGCAAGTTTGGCCGGGAACGGCAACGTGGTCGGGGCGACGATGACACGGACGGCCCCGCCTACGGTAGTCACGCGCGTTGGCAAGTTAAATCCTATTTGGAATATCAAGGAGTCAAGTTCCTCCAACGCTTCGATCCCGTCACGTACGTCAAACTCACGGAACAGATGGACTCGCACGACGTGACACGGCAACCTGCCGGTAGTTGTCCCGGAACGGTCAGTAAGGAACAAGTGCTGGGCCATGTGACGATTCCCGTGCTCGTACTAggcattgacagtgacgtGCTGTATCCGTTGGCGGAACAACAGGAACTGGCCCGACTCTTGCCCAACGCCACGTTGGAAGTGATTCATTCGGACGACGGACACGACGGgtttttgttggaacagGAGCAAGTGGCGGCCCACATTCAACACTTTTTGACCCTCCACGAACGACCCACTACTATCTAA
- a CDS encoding predicted protein has translation MEDRRALARRTKPIPCYAVEQLPPKHGGDALYESIGRDAVAQGRVRLVQEFLIPACDARSWTVTAGQLFRIVCSHGPQVADLNCWHRHNPRERFYSAKTRQLHATHLNPGDRLWSNMPYLRPLATMTYDTIRYGWDDDGAGVHDVIGSRCDPYTHCLLTHQDNTQTSATTPVESHVTCHSNLTRQCLRDGLTEMDVHDVLNVFMCTGFTLDTHQYFTKPSPVQVGDYVEFLAETDLRVAASTCPQGDVGSACGDTRETPRTYPLTVQVFDWTDAYTNYLTDAGWQPSTVNGYSQSHGLATEGPSRSTTATIP, from the coding sequence ATGGAGGATCGTCGCGCCTTGGCACGGCGGACCAAGCCCATCCCGTGTTACGCCGTCGAGCAATTGCCGCCGAAACACGGCGGCGACGCCCTGTACGAGTCCATCGGCCGTGACGCCGTCGCCCAAGGCCGAGTCCGGCTCGTACAAGAATTCCTCATCCCGGCGTGCGACGCTCGGTCCTGGACCGTCACGGCGGGACAACTCTTCCGTATCGTGTGCAGCCACGGACCACAAGTCGCCGATCTCAATTGCTGGCATCGACACAATCCACGGGAACGTTTTTACAGTGCCAAAACGCGGCAACTCCACGCCACGCACTTGAATCCCGGCGATCGACTCTGGAGTAACATGCCCTACTTACGACCCCTGGCGACCATGACGTACGATACCATTCGGTACGGatgggacgacgacggagcGGGTGTGCACGATGTGATTGGATCGCGTTGTGACCCCTACACGCACTGTTTGCTCACCCACCAGGATAACACGCAGACTTCCGCGACGACTCCGGTGGAATCCCACGTGACATGCCACAGCAACTTGACTCGCCAATGTCTGCGGGACGGACTCACGGAAATGGACGTCCACGACGTCCTGAACGTCTTTATGTGTACCGGCTTTACCTTGGACACGCATCAGTACTTTACGAAACCCTCCCCGGTCCAGGTGGGTGACTACGTAGAGTTCCTCGCCGAAACGGACCTCCGCGTCGCCGCCTCCACGTGTCCCCAAGGCGACGTTGGGTCCGCGTGTGGGGACACCAGGGAAACCCCCCGGACCTACCCCCTGACGGTCCAAGTCTTTGATTGGACCGACGCCTACACAAACTACTTGACCGACGCCGGGTGGCAGCCATCCACCGTCAACGGGTATTCCCAAAGTCACGGACTCGCGACGGAAGGACCGTCGCGGTCCACAACGGCCACCATACCGTAA
- a CDS encoding predicted protein: MDTLSTGTPAYMALYPTQSTDGVLRLGNIVPDFRADTTHGEMASFHEWKKGKWAILFSHPADFTPVCTTEIGRLALKYDDLQRMDCLVATLSVDPVKSHQEWLQDVVAHCENEIEVKFPIIGDADRSISTAFGMLDAGNSDEQELPLTIRAVFIINPENKLMLSLNYPACVGRNMDEIFRCVQALQLSYEKSIATPANWPHNHSDIPMPDGSRSGDFAGSVFLLPIVSAEEADARYPGYHTCDVPSKIPYLRLVKKEQVQ, from the exons ATGGATACTCTGTCGACGGGCACCCCTGCCTATATGGCCTTGTACCCGACGCAATCGACTGATGGAG TTTTGCGACTGGGGAATATCGTCCCCGATTTTCGGGCGGATACGACGCACGGGGAAATGGCGTCCTTTCACGAGTGGAAAAAGGGCAAGTGGGCCATTCTGTTTTCGCATCCGGCTGACTTTACCCCCGTTTGCACCACCGAAATTGGACGCCTCGCGCTCAAGTACGACGATTTGCAACGTATGGACTGTCTCGTGGCGACCTTGTCCGTGGATCCGGTCAAATCGCACCAAGAATGGCTCCAGGATGTCGTCGCCCACTGTGAAAACGAAATTGAA GTCAAGTTTCCGATTATCGGTGACGCCGACCGTTCCATTTCCACCGCATTTGGCATGTTGGATGCGGGCAACTCGGACGAGCAGGAACTGCCCTTGACGATTCGGGCCGTCTTTATCATCAATCCGGAAAACAAGCTCATGTTGAGTTTGAATTACCCGGCCTGCGTCGGCCGCAACATGGACGAAATATTCCGGTGTGTCCAGGCCCTCCAGTTGTCGTACGAAAAGTCCATCGCGACGCCGGCCAATTGGCCCCACAATCACTCGGACATCCCCATGCCGGACGGGAGCCGCTCAGGCGACTTTGCCggttccgtctttttgttgccCATCGTGAGTGCGGAAGAGGCCGACGCTCGATATCCCGGATACCACACCTGTGATGTGCCGAGCAAAATTCCCTATTTGCGTCTCGTCAAGAAAGAGCAAGTCCAGTAA